CCAAGCTCATCTTGATTTTCCTATTTTTCATATTCTTGATCACTCCCACTTCTCTTTCCTGCCCAGATGATCAGAAACAAGCCCTTCTCCAGTTCAAATCCTTGGTCTTCAATATCATTAACTCATCTTCTTCTGATTATTATTACTCTCCTCTTGGCTTAGATTCATGGAATTCAAGTTCAGATTGTTGCTATTGGGAGATGGTGACCTGCAATTCTCGCTCGAGTTCAAGATCAGTTACAGCTCTTGATCTCCATTCTCTCTTTCCACTTGGACCTCAGGGGCCTATGCCAGTACCTTCTTCTGTCTTGTCACCTCTCTCTCGCATTAAATCCTTGATGTTTCTCGATATATCCTCAAATTACATAGTGGGTGAGATTCCTGTTGATATGCTTGCCAACCTCAGCAGATTGGTTCATCTAGATTTGATGTTCAACAATTTTAGTGGCTTCATCCCTTCTCAGATTTTTCACTTCAAGTATCTTCAGTATCTTGATATCAGTAGCAATTTTCTGACGGGTATGTTAAGCGAGGAAGTGGGTGCTCTTAAAAACTTGAGGGTACTGAAATTGGATTATAATTCTTTAGCAGGAAATATTCCTGGAGAGATTGGAAACCTCACGAAATTGCAGCGGTTAAGTCTTCGCGGAAACAGTTTTGTTGGGAGGATTCCATCTTCTGTTTTGTATCTGAAGGAACTGCAAGAATTGGACTTGAGGGACAATGCTTTATCAATGGAGATTCCTGCTAATATAGGTGAGCTTACCAACCTGACAACTCTGGCTTTGAGCAATAACAGGCTAACTGGAGGAATACCATCATCTATACAGAAGCTGAATAAGTTGCAAATTCTCCGGTTGCAAGACAACTTGCTTGCCGGAGGAATTCCGACATGGTTGTTTGACATCAAGAGCCTGAAGGAGCTGTTTGTTGGAGGGAATAATCTGACTTGGGATAACAATGTGGACTTAATGCCAAAATGTATGTTATCTTAGTTGTCTATGAGATCATGCAGGCTTGAAGGAAGAATCCCAGATTGGATTTCGACACAGAAGACTCTTAATCTCTTGGATTTGAGTGAGAACATGCTCCAAGGACCCTTCCCTCAGTGGCTAGCTGAGATTGACCTGGGCGCCATTGTCCTGTCTGATAACAAGCTCACAGGTTCTCTTCCTCCGCGTCTGTTTGAATCTCTGAGTTTATCTGTACTTGCCTTATCAAGGAACAACTTCTCTGGAGAATTGCCAGAAAATATTGGGAATGCCAATTCTATTATAATTCTCATGTTGTCTAGTAACAACTTTTCTGGGCAGATTCCAGCTTCCATCTCTGAGATTTATCGCCTTATTCTGCTAGATTTTTCAGGAAATAGATTCTCAGGGAAAATCCCAATTTTTAAACCTGACGCATTGCTAGCTTTCATTGATTTCTCATCTAATGAGTTCTCAGGTGATGTTCCTGTGTCATTTTCAGAAGAAACCATGATTCTTTCACTAGGAAACAATAAGTTTTCCGGCATATTACCAAAAAACCTCACTAACTTGAGCAAGCTTCAACATCTTGATCTCCATGACAATAACATTACAGGAAACTTGCCATcttccctctcccaaatttccaATCTTCAAGTCCTGAACTTACGCAACAACTCCTTGGAAGGCTCTATTCCTGACACTATTTCCAACCTCACAAGCCTTCGAATTCTTGATCTGTCAAACAACAACCTCAACGGAGAAATCACTGTCAAGCTTGGAAATCTACTAGGAATGATAGAAACACCCAATACCTTCGCATTAACTGATCTATTCATCATTCCCATCGAGTTCAAAGACTTGGTTGTAAATTGGAAGAACGCAAAGCGAGGTCTTTCAAGCCACAGCCTGGACATCTACTCCTTGCTAGATTTGTCAGAGAACCAACTTTCTGGCAAAATCCCATCTTCACTAGGTCACTTAAAGGGCctaaaaatattgaatatttcATATAACCACATATCTGGCAAGATACCTGAAACATTTGGTGGTTTAAAGAGTGTAGAAAGCCTGGACTTGTCACACAACAGACTCTCAGGAACGATTCCTGAGACCCTGTCGAAGTTGCAGGAACTTTCTACTCTGGACGTGAGCAACAACAAGCTGGAGGGTAAGATTCCGGTGGGAGGCCAAATGGATACGATGAATGATCCAAGCTATTTTGCCAACAACAGTGGGTTGTGTGGTGTGCAAATTATGGTGGCATGCTCACCGGAGCAGTCACCTCCACCTGTAGAGACACCAGAAGAGGAAGCATGGTTTTCTTGGGCAGGAATGGGGTTTGGATATGCTGTTGGGCTTTTAGCAACGGTGTTAGTAATAGGTTTCACTAGATTTGGTGAGAGGCTGCCGCCTCGAAATCGCCCAGGCCGGCATAGGAGGAGAAGAGTTTAGGATTTGGCATGAAATGATCTTTGTTATCATCAAAAGTCGGAAATATTTGCTAgctaattttatttcttttagtaTATCATATGTTCAGTGAGGTAGTCGATCGATATTACATAGTTCATTTCTAATTAAGTACTTCAAATCAAGAGTGAGCTTGCAATTGATTTGAAGGCCTACTCAAATAGATTAGAACATAACCAAGCCACTATTTCAGATGCTGCGGAGCTTGCAAATTGCAATAAAAACCAACCAAATAAACAATAGTATAGGCAAGTAGAAATAATCACTCTAGCAAATGAAGATTTAGTTGAAAA
The genomic region above belongs to Manihot esculenta cultivar AM560-2 chromosome 3, M.esculenta_v8, whole genome shotgun sequence and contains:
- the LOC110610999 gene encoding receptor-like protein 46 encodes the protein MAKLILIFLFFIFLITPTSLSCPDDQKQALLQFKSLVFNIINSSSSDYYYSPLGLDSWNSSSDCCYWEMVTCNSRSSSRSVTALDLHSLFPLGPQGPMPVPSSVLSPLSRIKSLMFLDISSNYIVGEIPVDMLANLSRLVHLDLMFNNFSGFIPSQIFHFKYLQYLDISSNFLTGMLSEEVGALKNLRVLKLDYNSLAGNIPGEIGNLTKLQRLSLRGNSFVGRIPSSVLYLKELQELDLRDNALSMEIPANIGELTNLTTLALSNNRLTGGIPSSIQKLNKLQILRLQDNLLAGGIPTWLFDIKSLKELFVGGNNLTWDNNVDLMPKCMLS
- the LOC110611543 gene encoding receptor-like protein 46 — protein: MRSCRLEGRIPDWISTQKTLNLLDLSENMLQGPFPQWLAEIDLGAIVLSDNKLTGSLPPRLFESLSLSVLALSRNNFSGELPENIGNANSIIILMLSSNNFSGQIPASISEIYRLILLDFSGNRFSGKIPIFKPDALLAFIDFSSNEFSGDVPVSFSEETMILSLGNNKFSGILPKNLTNLSKLQHLDLHDNNITGNLPSSLSQISNLQVLNLRNNSLEGSIPDTISNLTSLRILDLSNNNLNGEITVKLGNLLGMIETPNTFALTDLFIIPIEFKDLVVNWKNAKRGLSSHSLDIYSLLDLSENQLSGKIPSSLGHLKGLKILNISYNHISGKIPETFGGLKSVESLDLSHNRLSGTIPETLSKLQELSTLDVSNNKLEGKIPVGGQMDTMNDPSYFANNSGLCGVQIMVACSPEQSPPPVETPEEEAWFSWAGMGFGYAVGLLATVLVIGFTRFGERLPPRNRPGRHRRRRV